The Streptomyces sp. R28 region GAGCGACCTCCTCGTCGGTGAGACGGCGGTTGCCCGTGCGCTCGGCGTTGCGCTCCAGGACGATCTCCAGGCCGGGGAGCAGGACGACCGGCAGGAGGCCGGGGCCCACGTGGCGCTTCCAGCCGCCCAGGCCCACCACCGGCCGGTCGGGGAAGACCGCGTCGTCGAGGATGCACGAGATGCCGTTGGCCAGGTAGTTGCGCGCGGCGAAGCCGCAGGTGCGGCGGGCGAGGCGGTACTGGGCCTCGGAGTTGTCGTTCCACCCGGACTGAGGGTCGGCGAAGCCGGAGCGGACCCATTCGCGTACGTCATCGAGGCTGATGTGGGCCGTGGGGACCCGGCGGTGGTCCGCCCAGTATTTGGCGACGCTCGTCTTGCCTGCTCCCGCGGGCCCGATGAGCAGTACCGCAAGAGTCGTGGCCGACGGGTCGGGGGCCGCCGTCGCGGGCGGGGTGCTCGGCATGGCGACGGGGCAGCCGGGCGGCAGCGGCACATGGCCCGTGGTGTCGGGCGTCGGCGGGGCCTGGACATGCTGGGACGCGGCCGGGACCGGTCCGGGGGATGTGAAGCCCGGCGCCGGGGGCGGCGGGGGCACGGGGACCGATCCCTGGTGGGGGGCGGAGCCCTGGTGCGAAGCGGGTCCCTGGTGCGGGGCGGGTCCCTGGGGCGCGCCCGGGTGGTGCTGACCCGGGTGTTGTGCGGCCGGCGACCAGCCGTGCCCCGGCTGGTGGGGCGGCGGCAGCGGAGAACCCACTGCATGCTGCATCCGGTGCCACTCCGTCTCGTCTTCCATGGCCATTGGCGCTGGCAGCAGGGCACGAACCCCGCTCTCCCCCACTACCCGGAAGGCGTGGGAGACCCCATCCGAACGGTACCGCCCCCGGCCGCCGTTTGGTGAACGGCCGGGGGCGGTCTGAAGTGCCCATCGCCACAGGCGAATCGGACGGAAAGGTGGTTCGGTGGACTTACTGGCCGACCTCGCCGTACGCGGCGAGCAGGACGGCCGGGTCCGGGCCCTCCAGGACGGTGGGCTTGGCCAGGCCGTCCAGGACGATGAAGCGCAGCAGATTGCCGCGGGACTTCTTGTCGACCTTCATGTTCTCCAGCAGCTTGGGCCACTGGTCGTGGCGGTAGTACAGCGGCAGGCCGACCGATTCGAGGATCGTGCGGTGGCGGTCGGCCGTCGCCTCGTCCAACCGCCCGGCGAGACGGCCGAGTTCGGCGGCGAAGTGCATCCCGACGGAGACCGCCGCGCCGTGCCGCCACTTGTAGCGCTCGTTCTTCTCGATGGCATGGCCGAGCGTGTGGCCGTAGTTGAGGATCTCCCGCAGGCCCGACTCCTTCAGGTCCGAAGAGACGACCTCGGCCTTGACCCGGATGGAGCGCTCGATCAGCTCGGCGGTGTGCGGGCCGGCGGGGGTCCGCGCGGCCTGCGGGTCGGCCTCGATCAGTTCCAGGATCACCGGGTCGGCGATGAAACCGGCCTTGATGATCTCCGCGAGACCGGAGACGTAGTCGTTGACCGGGAGGGACTCCAGCGCGGCCAGGTCGCACAGCACGCCGGCCGGCGGGTGGAAGGCGCCCACGAGGTTCTTGCCCTCGGCGGTGTTGATGCCGGTCTTGCCACCGACGGCGGCGTCGACCATGGCGAGCACGGTGGTCGGGACGGCGACCCAGCGCACCCCGCGCAGCCAGGTCGCGGCCACGAACCCGGCGAGGTCGGTGGTGGCGCCGCCACCGACGCCGACCACGACGTCGGAGCGGGTGAAGCCGGACTGTCCGAGCGCCTTCCAGCAGTAGGCGGCGACCTCTGCGGTCTTGGCCTCCTCCGCGTTCGGCACCTGGATCGCGACGGCCTCATAGCCCTGCTCGGCCAGGTCGGCCCGCAGCGCCTCGCCGGTCCCGGCCAGCGCCTCCGGGTGGACGACGGCCACCCGCTTGGCCTTGCCGCCGATCAACCCGCCGAGCTCGCCCAGGAGTTGATGGCCCACCAGAACCTCGTACGGCTCACTGCCCGCCGTGCCGCCGACCTGGATCCTCGTAACGGGCGCTGCCATGACGTCCTCCTGCCGGGGGCCCGGGGGTTGGCCCCCGGGAGATGCAGTCTTCAACTCCAGTGCGTCCAGGGCGATTTCGGTGACCTCTTCGGGCGTACGGTCATCGGTCGCGACGACGGCCGTGGCGACCTCCTCGTACAGGTGCCGGCGTGCCTCCATCAGCTCGCGCCACTGCTTGCGCGGGTTGACCGCCAGCAGCGGGCGGGCCGCGTTCAGGCCGGTCCGCTTGACCGCCTCCTCGACGTCCATCGACAGGTACACGACCCGCCGGCCCGCGAGCAGCGCGCGCGTGTCCGCGTCCAGGATCGATCCGCCGCCGAGAGCGAGGACACCGTCGTGCCCCGCCAGCGCCCGGTGCACGGCCGCCTTCTCGACGGCACGGAAGGCGGGCTCACCCTCGTCGACGAAGATCTCGGCGATGGTCCGGCCCTGCTCGGCGACGATGTCGTCGTCGGTGTCCCGGTAGGTGACCCCCAGCCGCTCGGCCAGCAGCTGCCCGACGGTGGACTTGCCCACCCCCATCGGGCCGACGAGGACGACCAGCGGCCCGCTCATCGGATGGCGAGGTTGTCGAGGTACGAGGTCACGTTGCGGCGGGTCTCGGCGACCGAGTCGCCGCCGAACTTCTCCGCCACCGCGTCCGCGAGCACGAGGGCCACCATGGCCTCGGCGACGATGCCGGCGGCCGGGACCGCGGACACGTCGGAGCGCTGGTGGTGCGCCTGCGTCGCCTCGCCGGTGGTGACGTCCACCGTCTGCAGGGCGCGCGGCACGGTCGCGATCGGCTTCATCGCGGCGCGGACCCGCAGCAGCTCACCGGTGGTCAGGCCGCCCTCGGTGCCGCCGGAACGGCCGGAGACACGGCGGATGCCCTCGGGCGTCTTCACGATCTCGTCATGCGCCTTGGACCCGGGGACGCGCGCGAGCTCGAAGCCGTCGCCGAGCTCGACGCCCTTGATGGCCTGGATGCCCATGAGCGCGCCGGCGAGGCGGGCGTCGAGCTTGCGGTCCCAGTGGACGTGCGAGCCGAGGCCGACGGGCACGCCGTAGGCAAGGATCTCGACGACACCGCCGAGGGTGTCGCCGTCCTTGTGGGCCTGGTCGACCTCCGCGACCATCGCCTTCGAGGCGTCGGCGTCGAGGCAGCGCAGCGGGTCGGCGTCCAGCTTCTCGACGTCGGCCGGCGTCGGGTACACACCCTGTGGGGCCTTCACGGAGCACAGCTCGACGACATGGCTGACGATCTCGATGCCGGCCGTTTCCTTGATGTACGACCGGGCCACCGCGCCCAGCGCCACGCGGGCGGCGGTCTCACGGGCCGAGGCGCGCTCCAGGATCGGCCGGGCCTCGTCGAAGCCGTACTTCTGCATGCCGGCGAGGTCGGCGTGGCCGGGACGCGGGCGGGTCAGCGGCGCGTTGCGGGCGAGGCCCGCGAGGATCTCCGGGTCGACCGGGTCGGCCGCCATGACCTGCTCCCACTTCGGCCACTCGGTGTTGCCCACCATGATCGCGACCGGGGAACCGAGGGTGAGGCCGTGCCGGACGCCGCCGAGGAAGGTGACCTCGTCGCGCTCGAACTTCATCCGCGCACCGCGTCCATAACCGAGCCGGCGCCGGGCCAAGTGGTCCGCCACCATCTCCGTGGTGATCGGCACGCCGGCGGGAAGGCCCTCCAGCGTCGCCACGAGTGCGGGACCGTGGGACTCCCCCGCGGTCAGCCAGCGCAACCTGCTCAACGGTGCTCCTCAGTGCTCGCGCCCTGGTACTGCCCTGCGTACGCGTGTCCTCGCGTACGTCGACGGCGCGACCAAGTGCGCGGCCCTGGCCCGCCACCTTCGATCCTCCCACGTCCGGGCCGAGTGCCCGGCCGCCGGTCCACCAAGCGGACGGCGGATGGACATCGCCGTGCGCCGGAGGATCACACGGAGCCGTTGCCCCGGCTCTGTTGCGGAGCGTACGAGCCGAGGAAGTCGGCACCGCTCGGCTCCTGCGACGGCGGCCGCACCGCCTGCTGGGGAGCGTACGGCCCCAGGTAGTCGGAGCCCCTGCCCTGGCCGTGCTGCGCCGCCGCGGGAACGGCCTGTCCGTCACGCGTCGCACGCCGACGGTCGATCTTGCGCTTCAGCTTGAAGACCCATGACCCGAGGACGAGGAGCACGATCAGGACAAACACGGGGATCTGCACCCAGTCCGGCATGAACTTCAGGACGATCTCGAATATCTCGCCCTTGCCGGACGCCAGCGACACATCAGTGGACACGGCTCGTACTCCCCGTCGGACCGCTCCGCCCCCTGCGGAACTCAGCGGATCCTAGCGCCCCGCGAGAGCGCGCTCGCCCGCTTGCCGCACGGCCTCCAGGGGCCCCGGTACACGGCCGGTCATCTGTTCCACCTGGAGCACCGCCTGGTGGACCAGCAGGTCGAGCCCGCTGACGACGGCTCCGCCGTACATGGACCAGCGAGCCGCGAGAGCGGTCGGCCAGGGGTCGTAGAGCACGTCGAACAAGGTGGCGGGGCGCTCCGGTACGGCGGAGGCGAGGGCGTCGGTCGCACCGGCCGGCGTGGTCGCGATCACCAGCGGCGCGCGCAGCGCCCGGTCCGCGTCGGCCCAGTCCGCCGTACGGAGCTCGACGTCGAGCCGCTCGCCCCACTGCCGCATCTCGGCGGCGCGGGCCTCGCTGCGTACGTACACCACGACCTCACCGGTGCAGATGCGCGCGAGGGCGGCCAGCGCGGAGGAGGCCGTGGCGCCGGCGCCGAGGATCGCAGCCGAGTCGACCTGTTCGATGCCGCGCTCCCGCAGCGCGGCGACCATCCCGGGGATGTCGGTGTTGTCGCCGACGCGGCGGCCGTCCTCGGCGAAGACGACCGTGTTGACCGCCTCGACCGAGGCCGCCGTCTCGCTGATCTCGTCGAGCAGCGGAAGGACGGCCCGCTTGAGCGGCATGGTCAGCGACAGCCCGGCCCACTCCGGCCCGAGTTCCGCGAAGAACTTGGGCAGAGCCGCCTCGTCGATCTCGAACCGGTCGTAGGACCAGTCCACGAGCCCCAGCTCCTGGTACGCGGCCCGGTGCAGCGCCGGGGAGAGGGAGTGGGCGATGGGCGAACCGAGCACGGCGGCCCGGCGGGCGTCAGTTGCCCGTGCTGTCATGGAACCTGTCCTTGAACCTGTGGAAACTTCGCTGTCCGACGTCAGTCCTTGTTCCGCGACGCGTTGAACTGCTGGACCAGCTTGTCGTGCTCCGCGAGCGTCTTGGTGAACTTGCTGGTCTTTCCGTCCAGCGAGATGAAGTAGTACCAGCCTTGCTTCGTCGGATTCAGCGCGCCCTTGAGCGCCTCTTCACCGGGGTTGTCGATGGGACCGGGCGGCAGCCCCTTGACGTAGTACGTGTTGTACGGGTTGTTGTACTGCCTCAGCTCGGCGATGGACAGGTCGATCTTGCTCTGGTTCTTCACGTAGTTGTACGTGGAGTCGAACTCCAGAGAGCCGTAGGTCTCGGGATTCCCGGGCTTGAGGCGGTTGTAGACGACCTCGGCCATCTTGCGGAAGTCGTCGTGGCTCGTGCCTTCGGCCTGAGCCAGGCTCGCCACCGTGAGCAGCTGCCAGGGGTCATCGAGTCCCAGACTCTCGGCCTTCTTCTCCAGGCCCAGCGCCTCGTACTTCTCCGTGGCCCGGCCGACCATCTCCTTCAGGACGGTTTCCGGCTTCTGTCCCTTGCTGGCCGCGTAGCTGGAGGGGTAGAGGAACCCTTCCAGCGGGTCCTTCAGATCGGGGTGGTTCAGCGCCCAGTCGGGCAGGCCGAGGTCCTTGTACTTCTTCTTCGCGACGCTCGCCGTGGTGCCCTCCGCTACGCCGAGGCGCGTGTCGATCAGCGCGTAGACGGCGGTGTTGCGCGACCCCTCGGCGATGATCAGGTTGTCGCGGCTCTCCGGGCTGAGCATCAATTCGACCGCACTCGCGGCCGACATCTGCTTCTCCAGCGTGTAGACGCCGTCCTGGATCGATTTGCCGTTAGGGTTCGAGTTCTGCGCGGAAACGAACGCGTCGACGCTCTGGATGACGTCGGCCGCCTTCAGCTTCTGTCCGATGACATATCCGCCCGCCCCCTTGGGGATGACGACGGTGACCTGCTCACCGTTGCCGTCGCCCGCATAGTCGGGCGCCGCGCCGAAACGATCCTGGTAAAACTGGTATCCGAAATATCCGACTCCGGCCACGCCTGCGCCGAACACCAGACCGACCACCAGACAAGACATCCCGCTGCGCCGCTTCTTGGGCTTTCCGCCCCGGCCCCGGCGATCGCCGCGCCCGCGGCCGCCTCCCGACTCGTCGTCGGCATTGTCTTCGTCCTCGTCGCCGCCACCGGCGAAGAAGGCGTGTTCGCCCTGGTCAGGGCCGGGATCCCAGTCGGTCTCGGGCGGCTCCGGCTCGGCTTGCCGCCGGCTCGGCGGCGCCGGCGGCGGGTACGCGTCGGGTGTGCCGTAGTAGTCCTGCTGCTCACCGCCGTACGCCGCGGCCTGCTGCCCGTAGGGGTCCGACGGGTCGGGGTACTGAGCGTGCGCGTGTGTGCCGTTGCCCCAGCCGTTGTTGTTGTCGTACGACTGCTGCCCCTGGCCCGCGTACTGCTGCTGTTCGTACGGATGCGGGTACTGCCGGCCCTGCTCCGGGTACTGCTGACCCTGCTGCTGGTACTGCTGCGCATGACCGTATGCGTCCTGCTGGCCGTTGCCCCAGTCGCCGTAGTGCTGCGGCTGCTCCGGATAGTGCTGCGGCTGGCCGCCGTAGGCAGCCTGCTGGCCCGTGTGGGCCTGCTGCCCTTCCCATCCGCCGTCCCCGAACAACGGGTCCTCGGGATGCCACGGTTCGGAGCCAGGGCCCCGGCCATACTCAGTCATCGATCCCCTAGAGCCGCGAGGCGGCGGTCACGCGGCTGGTGTAGATCCGGCTCCCGTCCCGCCTCTTTTTGTGCGTCGGCTGTTCGAAAACCGGCGCATCGCGCGGAACGTTACCGTATCGCGATCAGATGACCACTTCGACGCCCTCTCCGGGAGCTTTACCTGACACCCGTTCGGATTCGAGCGCCTGCTGCAAGATGATCACAGCGGCTGCCTGGTCGATCACGGACCGGCCCTTCTTCGACTTCACGCCCGAGGCGCGCAGTCCCTGACTGGCCGTCACGGTCGTCATCCGCTCGTCCACGAGCCTGACCGGTACGGGCGCGATCATGCGTGCCAGTTCCTGGGCGAAGCCCCTGACCTTGACCGCGGCCGGGCCCTCGCCCCCCTTGAGGGAGCGAGGGAGACCGACGACGACCTCGATCGGCTCGTACTCCTCGACGAGTTGCCCGAGGCGGCGGTGGGCTGCCGGGATGTCCCGGCCCGGGACCGTCTCCACCGGGGTGGCGAGGATCCCGTCGGGGTCGCACGAGGCGACCCCGATGCGGGCGTCACCGACGTCGATCGCCAAGCGACGGCCGCGGCGCATGCCCCGGCCGTCGCCGCTCGCCTGTGTCTCGGCGCTCACTTGGCCGATTCCGCCACGAGGCGTTCGACGGCCTCGACGGCCTCGCCGACGGCGGCCGGGTTCTGACCGCCGCCCTGGGCGACGTCCGGCTTGCCGCCACCGCCGCCGCCGAGGGTCTTGGCAGCCGTACGGACCAGGTCGCCGGCCTTGAGGCCACGCTCGCGGGCGGGCTCGTTGGTGGCGATGACGGTGAGCGGCTTGCCGTTGTTCACCGTGAACAGGGCGACCACGGCGGCGCGTCCGCCCTGGATACGGCCGCGTACGTCGAGGACCAGCTTGCGCAGGTCGTCCGGCGTGGTGCCGTCCGGGACCTGACCGGTGACGACGGCGATCCCGTGGATGTCCTTGGCGGACCCGGCGAGACCGGCCGCGGCCTGCAGGACCTTCTCGGCACGGAACTTCTCGATCTCCTTCTCGGCGTCCTTCAACTTGCCGAGCATGGCGGAGACCTTCTCCGGGAGCTCCTCCGGGCGACCCTTGATCAGCTCCTGGAGCTGGGCGACGACGGTGTGCTCACGGGCGAGGAAGTTGTAGGCGTCGACGCCGACGAGCGCCTCGATACGGCGCACACCGGAGCCGATCGACGACTCGCCGAGCAGCTTCACCAGGCCCAGCTGGGCGGTGTTGTGCACGTGCGTGCCGCCGCACAGCTCCTTGGAGAAGTCGCCGATGGTCACGACACGGACGCGCTCGCCGTACTTCTCGCCGAACTCGGCGATGGCGCCCTGCTTCTTGGCCTCGTCGATGCCCATGACGTCGGCGCGGACGTCGAGGTCGCGGGCGAGGACCTCGTTGATCTTCTGCTCGACGTCGGTCATCACGGCCGTCGGAACGGCGGACGGGGAACCGAAGTCGAAGCGGAAGCGACCGGGCTGGTTCTCGGAACCGGCCTGCGCGGCCGTCGGGCCGAGGGCGTCGCGCAGGGCCTGGTGGGTGAGGTGGGTGGCCGAGTGGGCGCGGGCGATGGCCCTGCGGCGGAGCGAGTCGATGGAGGCGTGGGCCTTGGCACCGACCGTCACCTCGCCGACCTGGACGACGCCCTTGTGGACGTACACGCCGGGGACCGGCTTCTGGCAGTCGCGGATCTCGATGACGGCACCGGTGTCGACCTTGATGCGGCCGGTGTCGCCGATCTGACCGCCGCCCTCGGCGTAGAACGGGGTGCGGTCGAGCACGATCTCGACCTCGTCGCCCTCGGTGGCGGCCGGGGAGGAGGCGCCGTCGACGAGGATGCCGACGATCGTGGACTCGCCCTCGGTGTCGCTGTACCCGATGAAGTCGGTCTCACCGACCTTGTCGGCGATCTCCCGGTAGGCGCCGGCACCGGCGTGGCCGGTCTTCTTGGCCTGGGCGTCGGCCTTGGCGCGCTCCCGCTGCTCCTTCATCAGGCGGCGGAAACCGTCCTCGTCCACGGACAGCCCCTGCTCGGCGGCCATCTCCAGGGTGAGGTCGATCGGGAAGCCCCAGGTGTCGTGGAGCAGGAACGCCTTGTCGCCGGGCAGGACCGCGGAGCCGGAGGCCTTGGTCTCGGAGACGGCGGTGTCGAGGATGTTGGTGCCGGCCTTCAGCGTCTTGAGGAAGGCGTTCTCCTCGGCGACGGCGACCTTCTCGATGCGCTCGCGGTCGGTGACGAGCTCGGGGTACTGCTGGCCCATCATGCCGATGACGACGTCGATCAGGTCCTTGACGACCGGACCGGTGGCGCCGAGCAGACGCATGTTGCGGATCGCGCGACGCATGATGCGGCGCAGCACGTAACCGCGGCCCTCGTTGCCGGGGGTGACGCCGTCGCCGATGAGCATCACCGACGTACGCATGTGGTCGGTGACCACGCGCAGGGAGACGTCCGAGCCGTGGGCGTCGCCGTACGCGACACCGGTCAGCTCGGTGGCCTTCTTGATGACGGCCATGGAGGTGTCGATCTCGTACATGTTCTGCACGCCCTGCAGAATCATGGCGAGACGCTCGAGGCCCAGGCCCGTGTCGATGTTCTTGCTGGGCAGTTCGCCGAGGATCTCGAAGTTGTCCTTGCCGACGCCCGCGCCGCGCTCGTACTGCATGAAGACGAGGTTCCAGATCTCCACGTACCGCTCGTCGTTGACGGCGGGGCCGCCCTCGACGCCGAACTCGGGGCCGCGGTCGTAGTTGATCTCGGAACAGGGGCCACAGGGGCCGGGGACGCCCATGGACCAGTAGTTGTCCTTCATGCCGAGGCGCTGGATGCGCTCCTTGGGCACGCCGACGACCTCGTGCCAGATGCGCTCGGCTTCGTCGTCGTCCTTGTAGACGGTGATCCAGAGCTTCTCCGGCTCCAGGCCGTAACCACCCTTGTCCTGGGGGCTGGTGAGCAGCTCCCAGGCGTACTTGATGGCGCCTTCCTTGAAGTAGTCGCCGAAGGAGAAGTTGCCGCACATCTGGAAGAACGTGCCGTGGCGGGTGGTCTTGCCGACCTCTTCGATGTCGGGCGTGCGCACGCACTTCTGCACGCTGGTGGCGCGCGCGAAGGGCGGCTTGACCTCACCCAGGAAGTAGGGCTTGAAGGGCACCATGCCGGCCGGGACGAGGAGCAGAGTCGGGTCGTCCGCGATGAGCGACGCCGAAGGGACGACGGTGTGCCCGCGCTCCTCGAAGAAGCTCAGCCAGCGGCGGCGAATCTCGGCCGACTCCATCAGTGGTCCTCATTCCGGTTGTTCGAGTACGTCGTCCTGTCGACGTACTTCGGGTTGGTGCGGTTCTCGATGGCGGCGATGCGCCGGGGTGCGGGGAGCTCGGGGTCGGTGTTGATGCCCAGGGCGTCCCCCAGCTCTTCCTCCCGCTGGGCCATGTTGTCGCGGACGTCGAGCGCGAAGCCCACCGCGCGGTCCTTGAGCCGGTGACCGGCCTCGAGCGCCTTGTTCGCCGCGGTCGCGGCGAGGCTCTCGGGGGTCAGCTGCTTCAGCTTCCGGTTGACCTTGGTGGTGGCCCACACACCGGCGGCGACGCCCGTGCTGAACCAGAACGTACGGCGGAACATGCTGGGTCTCAGTCCCTCTTCCCGCGGAGGTTTCGCTTCTCCCGTCGCGCGCCCGGAACCGTGCGGCCCACGATCACGGTGCGTCGGGGCGCCTTGGCCGGCGCGTCGTCCTTGCGTCCGCCGAGGGCCCGGCGCACGCCGTACCCGAAGGCCGCGACCTTGACCAGGGGGCCGCCGAAGGTGGAGGCGACGGTGGTCGACAGGGCGGAGGCGTTCGACGTGACCTCCTGGACGTCGGAGGCGATCGCGTCGACCCGGTCGATCTGGGTCTGCGCGGAGCGCACCGCCGTGGAGGCCTCTGCCAGGAGCGGGACGGCCTGGTCCGTCACGTCCGCGACGAGCTTGGTGGTCGCCCTGAGCGTCTGGGCCAGCCTCGCCAGCGCGACGGCGAGGAAGGAGACCAGGATCGCCCAGAACACGGCCACCAGGATCCCGGCAACCTCTCCACCGGACACTGTGTGCACCCGCTCCCTGAAACGTGCCTCTACATCGGTCTACATCGAAAAAGTCGTGCACCGAGCCTATCGCGCCGGGGGTGCCGCTCTGCACCGGATTACCACCCGCGCGGAGCCGAGTTGCCGGAAGTCCGACCGTGCACATGCGAAAGCCCGCCGCCCCGCCCGCCCGGAAGGGCGGGGAGACGACGGGCTCAGGCGCAGAAGTCCTACGACCGCTGAAGGATCAACGGGCGTAGTACTCGACGACGAGCTGCTCGTCGCAGATCACCGGGATCTCCTTGCGGTTCGGCTCACGGTCCAGGCGGAACGCCAGGGCCTTGAGGTTCACCTGGAGGTAGCGCGGGGTCTCGCCCTCGGGGGCGAAGCCGCCCTCACGGGCGATGGAGAAGAGGGTCTTCTCGCGGCTGCGCTCGCGGACCATCACGACGTCGTCGGGACGGACGCGGAACGACGGCTTGTCGACCTTGCCGCCGTTGACCTCGATGTGGCCGTGCACGACCATCTGACGGGCCTGGTAGATGGTGCGGGCGATGCCCGAACGCAGGACCAGGGCGTCGAGACGACGCTCGAGCTCGATGATCAGGGCCTCACCGGTCTTGCCCTGAACCTTGGAGGCACGCTCGTAGGCGCGGACGAGCTGACGCTCGGACACGTCGTACTGCGCACGCAGACGCTGCTTCTCGAGCAGACGGACCTTGTAGTCCGAGTTCTGCTTGCGGCCACGGCCGTGCTCACCCGGCGGGTAGGGACGGGCCTCGAAGTACTTGACGGCCTTCGGGGTCAGCGCAATGCCGAGGGCACGCGACTTCTTGACCTTGGGGCGGGACTGGTTCGCCACTTCTTTTCCTTTTCCTGTTTCGGCTGCCTCAGAGTTACGGGAGGTCGCAATCCGCAGCCGGGGGAATTCCCGACAGGTCCGCGAGGGACTTGCCAGGCAGCCGCTCCCCTGGTCTGGGCACATACGTGCAGCACACGAACGGCCCACCGACCGGTCCCGGAACTGCGGGTGGTGGTGGGCTGCCCGCGACACCTACGACGGTGCGCGACGCTCCTGGATCAACAGATCCGGCTGGTTGTCCCGCCTGAGGCGCCGACCGGAGCCGGACACGGGACTCAGCACTTCGAGGGATTCTACAGGCTGGTCAGGACCGCCTGCGACCGAGGTGCTTCCTGGTCCACTCCACGGCATCGGCGTACCGCGCCTCGGTGCCGTGCCGGGTGGGCTCGTAGTACTCGCGGTCCTTGATGGCGTCCGGGGCGTACTGCTGGGCGGCGATGCCC contains the following coding sequences:
- the rpsD gene encoding 30S ribosomal protein S4; protein product: MANQSRPKVKKSRALGIALTPKAVKYFEARPYPPGEHGRGRKQNSDYKVRLLEKQRLRAQYDVSERQLVRAYERASKVQGKTGEALIIELERRLDALVLRSGIARTIYQARQMVVHGHIEVNGGKVDKPSFRVRPDDVVMVRERSREKTLFSIAREGGFAPEGETPRYLQVNLKALAFRLDREPNRKEIPVICDEQLVVEYYAR